One window of the Shewanella litorisediminis genome contains the following:
- a CDS encoding 4'-phosphopantetheinyl transferase family protein, with the protein MPNSITNRGLTLTLTLVKLPALKDVGEEIEQLAHRCSHWLSDDELARIGRATLPGLSMRQRLVRLCLRAELARQTQMAPEAFRFDYGTQGKPELRRQQGGPFAFNLSHSGDLLLVGVIRAEDDGTGKHNRGLYLGVDIERKRTNTDINAIYRHYFSAPEQAYLASLDNSLKRDAFFDLWALKESYIKATGRGLAEGLQSFAFDLNLASLRQKEGFTQFYQGLEPKMLAREPNCTQWQSWLGHIDSDYRLAVTLGAEDKVSVEVMLNQRPLQSLLGEYQS; encoded by the coding sequence ATGCCCAATTCGATTACCAACCGCGGTTTAACCCTGACCTTAACCCTGGTGAAATTGCCGGCGCTCAAGGATGTGGGAGAAGAGATTGAGCAGTTGGCGCATCGCTGCAGTCATTGGCTCAGCGACGATGAGCTCGCCCGCATTGGCCGGGCTACCTTACCCGGTTTGTCAATGCGACAACGCTTGGTGAGGCTTTGTCTCAGAGCCGAGCTTGCGCGCCAGACGCAGATGGCTCCCGAGGCGTTTCGATTTGATTATGGCACTCAGGGCAAGCCAGAATTGCGCCGGCAACAAGGCGGACCCTTTGCCTTTAATCTTAGCCACAGCGGAGACCTGTTGCTGGTGGGTGTTATCCGGGCCGAAGATGATGGCACAGGCAAACATAACAGGGGCTTGTATCTTGGTGTGGATATAGAGCGTAAACGCACCAATACCGACATCAATGCCATTTATCGTCACTATTTTTCGGCTCCGGAGCAGGCTTATCTGGCGTCACTGGATAACTCCCTTAAACGGGATGCTTTTTTTGATTTATGGGCATTGAAAGAGTCTTACATCAAGGCAACCGGCAGGGGGCTGGCTGAGGGGCTGCAAAGCTTCGCCTTCGATCTTAACCTTGCGAGCTTAAGACAGAAGGAAGGCTTTACACAATTTTATCAAGGGCTTGAACCTAAAATGCTTGCTCGGGAGCCGAACTGCACTCAGTGGCAATCCTGGCTTGGACACATAGACAGTGATTATCGTCTCGCAGTTACCCTGGGGGCTGAAGATAAGGTCAGCGTTGAGGTGATGCTGAATCAGCGGCCATTACAAAGTTTACTGGGCGAGTATCAGTCTTAA
- the syd gene encoding SecY-interacting protein, giving the protein MSCLAALTKFHEIYKAAFVERLGELPRCFTHGRMSPCLADGAIADSEAPQPWQMVPRHEAAVFDNVSHAMGIELHSDINGFYGHLFAGPLQFDSPWGEGELIQIWNEEDFVLLQQNILGHLMMKKQLKQPQTWFIGLIGDVDEMISVNNADGSVWREVAGQEPHEQLADSLEAFLQQLNPRVAPPQRHEEYAVAATPHPGIFASLKRMWHNLTGR; this is encoded by the coding sequence GTGTCTTGTCTGGCAGCACTGACAAAATTTCACGAAATCTACAAGGCGGCCTTTGTTGAGCGATTGGGTGAACTTCCCCGTTGCTTTACCCATGGCAGGATGTCACCTTGCCTGGCTGATGGCGCAATTGCCGACAGCGAGGCGCCACAGCCATGGCAGATGGTGCCAAGGCACGAAGCGGCGGTATTCGATAATGTATCCCATGCCATGGGTATTGAATTACACAGTGATATCAACGGCTTTTATGGCCATCTCTTCGCCGGTCCACTTCAGTTTGACTCGCCCTGGGGAGAAGGGGAACTGATCCAGATTTGGAACGAAGAGGATTTTGTACTGTTGCAGCAAAACATACTCGGTCACCTGATGATGAAAAAGCAGCTGAAGCAGCCCCAGACCTGGTTTATTGGCTTGATTGGCGACGTGGATGAAATGATTTCTGTGAATAATGCCGATGGCAGTGTTTGGCGAGAGGTCGCAGGCCAGGAGCCCCATGAACAGTTGGCAGACAGTCTGGAAGCCTTTTTGCAGCAGCTGAACCCGCGGGTGGCACCCCCTCAGCGCCATGAAGAGTATGCGGTTGCCGCAACGCCCCATCCCGGCATATTTGCCAGTCTCAAGCGAATGTGGCACAACCTGACGGGTCGCTAA
- the queF gene encoding NADPH-dependent 7-cyano-7-deazaguanine reductase QueF (Catalyzes the NADPH-dependent reduction of 7-cyano-7-deazaguanine (preQ0) to 7-aminomethyl-7-deazaguanine (preQ1) in queuosine biosynthesis), protein MTRNHDPYSGAAELEGLTLGQATEYQAEYAPSLLQGVPRKLNRDAIALTGTLPFHGTDLWTGYELSWLNAKGKPMVAILDVQLDVNSENLIESKSFKLYLNSFNQTRFGSVEDVSHTLEKDLAQCAKGEVKVKVIEPKHFGLARIVELPGTCIDDLDIEVDNYDFNPDYLENSTDDKQLVAETLNSNLLKSNCLITSQPDWGSVMIRYQGPKIDREKLLRYLISFRQHNEFHEQCVERIFTDLKHYCGCSKLTVFARYTRRGGLDINPFRSDFEHLPENNRLARQ, encoded by the coding sequence ATGACACGAAATCACGATCCCTATAGTGGTGCCGCCGAGCTTGAGGGGCTGACCCTGGGTCAGGCCACTGAGTACCAGGCTGAGTATGCGCCATCACTGCTGCAAGGGGTTCCCAGAAAACTCAATCGGGATGCCATCGCCCTTACAGGCACTTTGCCTTTTCACGGAACCGACCTCTGGACCGGCTATGAGCTGTCCTGGCTGAACGCCAAGGGTAAGCCCATGGTGGCCATTCTGGATGTTCAGTTGGATGTGAACAGTGAAAACCTGATCGAGTCCAAATCCTTTAAGCTGTACCTCAACAGCTTCAACCAGACCCGCTTTGGCTCAGTTGAAGACGTCAGCCACACCCTGGAAAAGGACTTGGCCCAGTGCGCCAAAGGCGAGGTCAAAGTGAAGGTTATCGAGCCCAAGCACTTCGGCCTGGCCCGTATTGTAGAGCTGCCCGGTACCTGTATCGATGATCTGGACATTGAAGTCGACAACTACGACTTTAATCCCGACTACCTTGAAAACAGCACCGACGACAAACAGTTGGTGGCAGAGACGCTCAATTCCAACCTGCTTAAGTCAAACTGTCTTATCACCTCACAACCGGATTGGGGCAGTGTGATGATCCGTTACCAGGGGCCCAAGATAGACAGAGAGAAATTGCTGCGCTATCTCATCTCGTTCCGCCAGCATAACGAGTTCCACGAGCAATGTGTTGAGCGTATCTTTACCGATCTCAAACACTACTGTGGTTGCAGCAAGCTGACGGTATTCGCCCGTTACACCCGCCGTGGTGGACTGGATATCAACCCGTTTCGCAGTGATTTCGAGCACCTGCCGGAAAACAATCGTTTGGCTCGCCAATAG
- a CDS encoding Zn-ribbon-containing protein produces the protein MFVCEVRFECFADTTISAAQHAINHLLEAWRANGQILGREFAVSFNDGEFRARLMLPAQDSLANRHNSPWAKAALKGLTDAKLLPPREKLLGQDINANESATQTPEWQLLYTSYVHMCSPVRSGDNLLPIPLYKLPATFNGDHKQLIRWQTEWQACDELQMASATKAEFAALDELCNVGSDLFRRGWDLRGRIEYLTKIPTYYYLYRVGGTSLQDEQARPCPRCGSASWRLDEPLLDMFHFRCEPCRIVSNLSWDYQ, from the coding sequence ATGTTTGTTTGCGAAGTACGATTTGAGTGTTTTGCAGACACCACCATCAGCGCGGCCCAGCATGCCATTAATCACCTGCTCGAGGCGTGGCGCGCCAACGGACAAATTCTCGGTCGCGAGTTTGCCGTCAGCTTTAATGACGGTGAATTTAGAGCCCGCCTGATGCTGCCGGCACAGGATAGTCTGGCCAACCGTCACAACAGTCCTTGGGCCAAAGCCGCACTGAAAGGACTCACGGATGCCAAGCTGCTTCCGCCACGGGAAAAACTGCTTGGGCAGGACATCAATGCCAATGAAAGCGCGACACAAACACCTGAGTGGCAGTTGCTTTACACCAGCTATGTGCACATGTGTTCTCCAGTGCGCAGTGGCGATAACCTGTTGCCAATCCCGCTTTACAAGTTGCCGGCGACCTTCAATGGCGATCACAAGCAGTTGATCCGCTGGCAAACCGAATGGCAGGCCTGCGACGAGTTACAGATGGCGTCGGCGACCAAGGCGGAATTTGCTGCATTGGATGAGCTCTGTAATGTCGGAAGCGATCTGTTTCGCCGTGGCTGGGATCTCAGGGGACGCATCGAATACCTCACCAAAATCCCAACCTATTACTACCTGTATCGGGTAGGAGGCACCAGTCTACAGGATGAGCAGGCACGCCCCTGTCCCCGTTGTGGCAGCGCGAGCTGGCGTTTGGACGAACCCCTGCTCGATATGTTTCATTTCCGCTGTGAGCCCTGCCGTATCGTGTCCAATCTGTCCTGGGACTATCAATAA
- the fusA gene encoding elongation factor G — MAEYQTARIRNFALLGHTGAGKSSLLEALLYGAKVINQRGRVDKGTNHADFTAQEKAHQHSLEPSFLNLDFDEHHINLIDTPGLPDFFGRSLLPLPAVESVLLVVNAATGIEPVTARAFEAARAQGKVVCICVNHIDGHLDKLPAIIEELQTTFGPRCLPVNLPSADGNDVVDCYLHCEDTRPTLFSQAASARDELVDTVLEEDEALMTLYLEQGEMLSAEQLHEPLETALRMGHLVPICFTSAELDIGISSLLEIMVKLMPSPLEANPPQFIKGFGDKAEPVDVTQSPDDHVLAQVFRVGIDPYFGRVAVFRLYQGTMESGMRLFIGADRKPVKVAHLIKLQGAETTEVETAIPGDICALCKIDELEVGSVLHDSHDEDEFHLRELKMPQPIFGLAVSPKRRGDEQKIAEVLAKLIAEDPSLAVSQNDAEGQTVLSGLGDLHLQIALEKAQSVFRVDMETCKPAVAYRETVCKAATARYRHKKQSGGAGQFGEVELTVEPLPRGQGFEFVSKVVGGAVPTQFIPAVEKGVREALKVGRLGGYPVEDVRVTVLDGKHHSVDSKEIAFVMAGKKAFYDAFLQANPVILEPLVSMEIVVGADDVGDITGHLSSSRAMVCGTEARRDGKVKVLAEAPLSTVDDYATRLKSMTSGEGEFTLSFARYEIVPPAVQQGLLRTIEDKDD, encoded by the coding sequence ATGGCTGAGTACCAAACCGCGAGGATCCGCAACTTTGCCTTGCTTGGGCATACCGGAGCGGGTAAGTCCTCGCTGCTAGAGGCACTGCTTTATGGTGCCAAGGTCATAAACCAGCGGGGCAGGGTGGATAAGGGCACAAATCATGCCGATTTCACTGCCCAGGAAAAAGCCCACCAACACAGTCTCGAACCATCCTTTCTTAATCTCGACTTCGACGAACATCACATCAACCTTATCGATACCCCCGGATTACCCGACTTCTTTGGACGCTCCCTGCTGCCGTTGCCAGCCGTTGAATCTGTGCTGTTGGTGGTGAATGCTGCCACAGGGATAGAGCCGGTAACCGCCCGGGCATTCGAAGCCGCCCGGGCACAGGGCAAGGTGGTGTGTATTTGCGTGAACCACATAGATGGGCATTTGGATAAGTTGCCCGCCATTATCGAAGAGCTGCAAACCACCTTCGGCCCCCGCTGTCTGCCGGTGAACTTGCCTTCTGCCGACGGCAACGATGTGGTGGATTGCTATTTGCACTGCGAAGACACTCGCCCCACGCTCTTTTCACAGGCCGCCTCGGCACGGGACGAGCTGGTGGACACAGTGCTGGAAGAAGACGAAGCCCTGATGACCCTGTATTTGGAGCAGGGTGAAATGCTCAGTGCTGAACAGCTCCACGAGCCTTTGGAGACGGCGCTAAGAATGGGGCATCTGGTACCCATTTGTTTTACCAGTGCAGAGCTTGATATCGGTATCAGCTCCTTGCTTGAAATCATGGTTAAGCTGATGCCAAGCCCGCTGGAAGCCAACCCGCCACAGTTTATCAAAGGTTTCGGCGACAAGGCTGAACCCGTTGATGTGACCCAAAGCCCGGATGACCATGTGCTGGCACAGGTGTTCAGGGTGGGCATAGACCCCTATTTTGGCCGGGTTGCTGTGTTCCGCTTGTATCAGGGCACGATGGAAAGTGGCATGCGGCTCTTTATTGGTGCCGATCGCAAACCGGTGAAAGTGGCTCACCTTATTAAGCTCCAGGGCGCCGAAACCACAGAGGTAGAGACCGCCATCCCCGGTGATATCTGCGCTCTGTGTAAAATCGATGAGCTGGAAGTGGGCTCTGTGCTGCACGATAGCCACGATGAAGACGAGTTCCATCTGCGGGAGCTTAAAATGCCCCAGCCGATTTTCGGTCTGGCAGTGTCGCCCAAGCGTCGTGGGGACGAGCAAAAAATTGCCGAGGTGCTGGCCAAACTGATTGCAGAAGACCCCAGCCTTGCGGTGTCGCAAAACGATGCAGAAGGGCAAACGGTGCTGAGTGGCCTTGGGGATTTGCATTTGCAGATTGCACTGGAAAAGGCCCAAAGCGTATTCCGAGTCGACATGGAGACCTGCAAGCCGGCGGTGGCTTACCGGGAAACCGTGTGCAAGGCAGCAACGGCACGCTATCGCCATAAAAAGCAGTCCGGTGGTGCCGGGCAGTTTGGTGAGGTGGAACTGACCGTTGAGCCACTGCCAAGGGGGCAAGGGTTCGAGTTTGTCTCCAAGGTGGTTGGCGGCGCCGTGCCTACCCAGTTTATCCCTGCGGTGGAAAAAGGCGTACGTGAAGCGCTTAAGGTGGGGCGTCTCGGCGGCTATCCGGTGGAGGATGTGCGGGTGACCGTGCTTGACGGTAAGCACCACAGCGTCGATTCCAAGGAAATAGCCTTCGTGATGGCCGGTAAAAAAGCCTTCTATGACGCCTTTTTGCAGGCAAATCCGGTGATTTTGGAGCCTCTGGTGTCCATGGAAATTGTGGTGGGCGCCGACGATGTGGGCGACATTACCGGGCACCTCAGCTCCAGTCGCGCCATGGTTTGCGGCACAGAAGCCCGCCGTGATGGCAAGGTAAAGGTATTGGCCGAAGCGCCCCTGTCCACAGTGGATGATTATGCCACCCGGCTTAAGTCCATGACCTCAGGGGAAGGTGAGTTTACCTTAAGCTTTGCCCGCTACGAGATAGTTCCCCCGGCGGTGCAGCAAGGCCTGCTGCGTACCATAGAGGATAAAGACGACTGA